A window of Hordeum vulgare subsp. vulgare chromosome 5H, MorexV3_pseudomolecules_assembly, whole genome shotgun sequence genomic DNA:
ACCTCTAAAATTGTTGGTGGTGAGAAAAGAGGAGAGGATGGCAAGCAAAAGAAGCTGATGGAAGGAAGATCACATGCAATGTTGATGCCAATTTAATATGATACTATACTTCACAATAAAATTGTACACAGTCCTTGGGCTTGAATCAAAGGAAACAACACATATATGAACAAGTTGGCACCAAAATGGACGTCATTCAAAAGGCGCTCGCTGATGGCCTTCCGCAGGCACCAAATATGCTCTGAGCTTTTCTGAAGCTCGATCTTCCCCGATAGCACAAGAGATCTAAGATGCTATTTCAAACTGTATGTCCCAATCTGCCATTAGTTTTTGTCACCAGTCTTCTTTTACTTAACGTACTAGTTACCACTCTTACCGGAAGTACAAGCTCAGAAAGTATCGTGTTGGATTAAACCCTACGAGTATCACTACAAGACAAAAGGAAAATATGTAAGATGATTTGTCAGAGGGGAAAACTTGGTTCTGTATAAAATGCACTTACTGAGTGGCGATAGAATGATGACAAGTCCAATCGGGTACAAGAAAAATGTTGTTCGGTCCAAAAATGGAAGAACTGCAGGCAAAGATCGCTTCTTTTGTTAGGACAGTCTTAAAACCCACATACAATAAAGTCAAAGTAAAGATTAGCCTAAGCTTACCATCATATCCTAGGAAGTTCAGATAGTGATAATAAGAAATTGCCACCATGAACAGGAGGTTTGATAATAGGGCAGGCAAGAATCCATGTGCGATCAACAGAGGCGACAAAAAGTATTGAAGCACTGAGAAGAGAAATTATCAGATACACTACCATAAATGCTAGAACTAATTTCAGGTAGAGAGAATAAGTACTTAATTATTACCATATAGGATGACGAATGCAGGGAAGAACGAGTTGCAGTGAACATCAAATGCATACAGCCTGCAAATGTATATTTTTTTCGTAACTACAGATACTGATCATGACCTCAAGAACAAAGTACTGGaagaagcaactatgatctcttaaCTTTGCTACTAGTGAACACAAGATAACTGAACAGGAGTTGACATTCAATGGAAATTACAGAAACATGCTATGATGGGTCTGTGAATTTCATTGAACTATTCTGTTAGCTTAAAATGTTCTAGGAGTTAATTCAGTGATGCTAAAAAACAGAAATCGTCTCCAAATGGTGAAATACAACTCAAAGAAAATGCATTGGTAGAAGAAGATAGAACAATTACCACTCGACACGCTGTTCGACCACATGGCTATTAGGTTCCTCCCTCAGATAAGAATTGGTAAGAAACCTGCATCGAAGCATAGCAAATGTTAGTTTATATTCTCCATTTACAGATGTGCATGTGTactaagtactccctctgtacataaatataagacgttttagagGACATAAGTctctaaaacgtcttatatttatgtacagagggagtattttctAACAGATTTAACAGTTTAGTCATTACGCACTACTAGTGCTGCATTTGATTGAACACTACGCCGCAAAATGTAAACATATGCAAGAAATGTTGATTAAAAACTACTCCCCTCTGTTCACAAAAATAAAATGCTTTGGATATTTCAATATGAACTACACACGGACTGAATTGAGtaaacaatcatgctaaaatgtaCATATATAAATCAGAAAAAACttagaacatcttatatttgtgaagggAGAAGTACAATGCTGCTACCACCTCTAGAGTAAATGATGAAGAAGCAGGCGTTTCAAAAATAAGAAGTCATAGCAGTAGACCTATTGTCAGCATGAAACCAAACTTTATGCCACTAGCTCATTACAACATACTTCGACTTCCATTGCATGTTGAGGAATACCTCCCaaccaaaacaaaaaaacagtcaAACTGATCG
This region includes:
- the LOC123395685 gene encoding protein unc-50 homolog, which gives rise to MLPTTASKGRGAARSAPPLFGPYLRRIVKWQQMDIEYTFWQMVHLCTSPKVVYQHTKYHKQTKNQWARDDPAFIVILILFLVFATSAYCAAFGESAPHAALTIISVVFVHFLFAGLVLATLCWFLTNSYLREEPNSHVVEQRVEWLYAFDVHCNSFFPAFVILYVLQYFLSPLLIAHGFLPALLSNLLFMVAISYYHYLNFLGYDVLPFLDRTTFFLYPIGLVIILSPLMILVGFNPTRYFLSLYFR